The Devosia sp. SD17-2 genome includes a region encoding these proteins:
- a CDS encoding crosslink repair DNA glycosylase YcaQ family protein has translation MRAQRLDETAPFGEGPQAAAKAISQLGYLQIDTINVIERCHHHILYSRIPHYRRSDLAHLQSTDKSIFEYWTHALSYVPAGDFPFFVPLMQHYRANPSRWFGSVTTDEVRAMVRRLKTEGPLSIRDIDDDELVEKNHAWASRKPSKRVLQLMFFQGLAVISRREGMLKTYDLAERHFGWEKSPRPATGRQGTAYILDRALRSQGVVSLDSICHLNAPAKKAVLELIEARVKRRQLVEVVIEGAEKIRHWAAPEVLEQGVLPAAGRVHILSPFDPLIILRKRLKLFFGYEHVFEAYVPAAKRKYGYFALPVLIDDRVVAAIDLKTDRGAGKLLVQNWTWLEEIGADEQSAITAELDRFERFQLAGQSSASQGGSPG, from the coding sequence CTATTTGCAGATCGACACGATCAATGTGATCGAGCGCTGCCACCATCACATTCTCTATTCGCGCATTCCGCACTATCGCCGAAGCGATCTGGCGCACCTGCAATCGACGGACAAGTCGATCTTTGAATATTGGACCCATGCGCTGAGCTATGTGCCGGCGGGGGACTTTCCGTTCTTCGTGCCGCTGATGCAGCATTATCGGGCCAATCCGAGCCGCTGGTTCGGCTCGGTGACGACCGACGAGGTCCGCGCCATGGTGCGCCGGCTCAAGACCGAGGGGCCGCTGTCGATCCGCGATATCGACGACGACGAGCTGGTGGAAAAGAACCACGCCTGGGCGAGCCGCAAACCTTCCAAACGCGTGTTGCAGCTGATGTTTTTTCAGGGTCTGGCGGTGATCTCCCGACGCGAGGGGATGCTCAAGACCTACGATCTCGCCGAGCGGCATTTTGGTTGGGAGAAGAGCCCGCGTCCGGCGACCGGGCGGCAGGGGACTGCCTATATTCTCGACCGCGCCTTGCGCAGCCAGGGAGTGGTCAGCCTCGACTCCATCTGCCATCTCAACGCGCCCGCGAAAAAGGCAGTGCTCGAACTGATCGAGGCGCGGGTGAAGCGGCGGCAACTGGTGGAAGTGGTCATAGAAGGGGCAGAAAAAATCCGGCACTGGGCGGCGCCGGAGGTCTTAGAGCAGGGGGTTCTTCCTGCGGCGGGGCGGGTGCATATCCTGTCGCCTTTCGATCCACTGATCATTCTGCGAAAGCGCCTAAAATTGTTCTTTGGCTATGAGCATGTGTTCGAAGCCTATGTCCCGGCGGCAAAACGGAAATACGGTTATTTCGCCCTGCCGGTGCTGATCGATGATCGCGTGGTGGCGGCGATCGATCTCAAGACCGACCGCGGGGCAGGAAAGCTGCTGGTGCAGAACTGGACCTGGCTCGAAGAGATTGGCGCGGACGAGCAGTCGGCGATCACGGCCGAACTTGACCGCTTCGAGAGATTTCAGCTGGCCGGGCAATCCAGCGCGTCTCAAGGTGGATCACCGGGATAA
- a CDS encoding TetR family transcriptional regulator C-terminal domain-containing protein: MAPRKLKSVEPPKAPAKRVHKADAKAAKSRPATRIQKEKQDAILEAALDVFSMHGFRGATIDQIAEVAGMSKPNLLYYFPKKEEIHRRLMSELLVTWLAPLEEMRADGDPFSEIRSYIRRKLEMARDFPRESRLFANEMLRGAPHIIDMIEVDLKNLVDEKAKILLGWMDEGKIARADPYHLIFSIWATTQHYADFDVQVRAVLGKGRGGEGRFEDAARYLEQLFLHGLTPRTKTTKPAE, from the coding sequence ATGGCACCCAGAAAGCTGAAATCGGTCGAGCCCCCTAAAGCGCCCGCCAAGCGGGTCCATAAAGCTGACGCCAAGGCGGCCAAGAGCCGTCCGGCCACGCGTATCCAGAAAGAAAAACAGGACGCTATCCTCGAGGCGGCGCTGGACGTTTTCTCCATGCACGGCTTTCGGGGCGCCACCATCGACCAGATCGCCGAAGTGGCGGGGATGAGCAAACCCAATCTGCTCTATTATTTTCCCAAGAAGGAAGAGATCCATCGCCGCCTGATGAGCGAACTGCTCGTCACCTGGCTGGCCCCGCTCGAAGAGATGCGGGCCGATGGGGACCCCTTCTCGGAAATCCGCTCCTACATTCGCCGCAAGCTTGAGATGGCGCGCGATTTTCCGCGCGAAAGCCGGCTCTTCGCCAATGAGATGCTGCGCGGCGCCCCCCACATCATCGACATGATCGAGGTGGACCTCAAGAACCTCGTCGATGAAAAGGCAAAAATCCTGCTCGGCTGGATGGACGAGGGCAAGATCGCCCGCGCCGACCCCTATCACCTGATCTTTTCCATCTGGGCCACCACTCAGCACTATGCTGATTTCGACGTCCAAGTCCGCGCTGTTCTCGGCAAAGGCCGCGGCGGTGAGGGCCGGTTTGAGGACGCCGCCCGCTATCTCGAACAGCTCTTCCTCCACGGTCTCACGCCCAGGACGAAGACGACCAAGCCCGCCGAATAG
- a CDS encoding aspartate aminotransferase family protein — protein sequence MPFTANRQFKKSPRMFVAAKDMHYTTSDGRQVLDGTAGLWCVNAGHARPKIVEAISKQAAELDYAPAFQMGHPKAFELANRLVDLTPDGLDHVLFTNSGSESVETALKVALAYQKVIGQGARSRLIGRERGYHGVNFGGISVGGIVTNRKMFGTLLTGVDHLPHTHNLAKNAFSRGVPEHGVDLADELERIVTLHDASTIAAVIVEPVAGSTGVLIPPPGYLQRLRDITKKHGILLIFDEVITGYGRLGTPFGADYFGVTPDILVTAKGLTNGVIPMGAVMVSKEIHDAFMQGPEHLIEFFHGYTYSGNPIASAAGLATLETYKDEGLLTRGADLAKVWEDGLHSLKGLPHVIDIRNIGLVGAVELEPIAGQPTKRAFAAFLAAFEQGLLIRTTGDIIALSPPLIVSENQIDQIITTLAGILKTLE from the coding sequence ATGCCGTTTACGGCCAACCGGCAGTTCAAGAAATCGCCGCGCATGTTCGTGGCGGCCAAGGACATGCACTACACAACCAGCGATGGCCGCCAGGTGCTCGATGGCACCGCTGGCCTCTGGTGCGTCAATGCCGGCCATGCCCGTCCGAAAATCGTGGAGGCGATCTCAAAGCAGGCCGCAGAGCTCGACTATGCGCCGGCCTTCCAGATGGGCCACCCCAAGGCGTTCGAGCTGGCCAATCGGCTAGTGGATCTGACGCCCGATGGGCTCGACCATGTGCTTTTCACCAATTCGGGTTCGGAATCGGTCGAGACCGCGCTCAAGGTGGCGCTGGCCTATCAGAAGGTGATCGGGCAGGGCGCGCGCAGCCGCCTGATCGGCCGCGAACGCGGCTATCACGGGGTCAATTTCGGCGGCATTTCGGTGGGCGGCATTGTCACCAACCGCAAGATGTTCGGTACGCTTCTTACCGGCGTCGACCATCTGCCGCATACGCATAATCTGGCCAAGAACGCGTTTTCGCGCGGCGTGCCCGAGCATGGCGTTGACCTCGCCGACGAGCTGGAACGCATTGTCACCCTGCATGATGCCTCGACTATTGCCGCGGTGATCGTCGAGCCGGTGGCCGGTTCAACCGGCGTGCTCATCCCGCCCCCGGGCTATCTCCAACGCCTGCGCGACATCACCAAGAAACATGGCATTTTGCTGATCTTTGACGAAGTGATCACGGGCTATGGGCGTCTTGGAACGCCATTTGGTGCCGATTATTTTGGCGTGACGCCGGATATTCTGGTGACGGCCAAGGGCCTGACCAATGGTGTCATTCCGATGGGCGCTGTGATGGTCTCCAAGGAGATCCACGACGCCTTCATGCAGGGGCCGGAACACCTCATCGAGTTCTTCCACGGCTATACCTATTCGGGCAATCCGATCGCCTCGGCGGCGGGCCTTGCCACGCTCGAAACCTATAAGGACGAAGGCCTGCTCACCCGCGGCGCCGACCTCGCCAAGGTTTGGGAAGACGGGCTGCACAGCCTCAAGGGCCTGCCGCATGTCATCGATATCCGAAATATCGGCCTTGTTGGCGCGGTCGAGCTGGAACCCATCGCAGGACAGCCGACCAAGCGGGCCTTCGCGGCCTTCCTCGCCGCCTTCGAGCAGGGCCTTCTAATTCGCACGACCGGCGACATCATCGCGCTCAGCCCACCGCTGATCGTTTCCGAAAACCAGATCGACCAGATCATCACGACCCTGGCCGGCATCCTCAAGACGCTTGAGTAA
- a CDS encoding CoA-acylating methylmalonate-semialdehyde dehydrogenase, producing the protein MQIIENAVAGKRYVSSSTRRVPVFNPATGEQSAELPLSTMDELNEAVASAVKAQVAWGNTPPMKRARVMFKFKALLDQYADDIAREISREHGKVHDDALGEVARGIDCVDFACGIPHLLKGEYSRNVGPSIDTYSDRQPLGVVAGVTPFNFPAMVPMWMYPAAIACGNAFILKPSERDPSAPMLAWNLFMEAGLPEGILQVIHGDKEMVDGILDHPDIKAVSFVGSTPIAEYVYQRGTKAGKRVQALGGAKNHMIIMPDADLDQAADALMGAGYGSAGERCMAISVAVPVGKGTADALIEKLKPRVESLKIGPSTDKDAEMGPVVTKMHRDKILGYIDAGEKEGAKLVVDGRGFKLQGYENGYYVGGTLFDNVEPHMSIYKDEIFGPVLSVVRRENFQDAVDLIHGHEYANGTAIFTRDGDAAREFADKIEVGMVGINVPIPVPVAYHSFGGWKRSLFGDHSIYGPEGIHFYTRLKTVTTRWPAGIKGGAEFSFPSVK; encoded by the coding sequence ATGCAGATCATCGAGAACGCCGTGGCCGGCAAGCGCTATGTGTCGAGCTCGACGCGGCGCGTGCCCGTGTTCAATCCGGCCACTGGCGAACAGAGCGCAGAACTGCCCCTGTCGACCATGGACGAGCTTAACGAAGCCGTGGCCTCGGCTGTAAAGGCGCAGGTGGCCTGGGGCAATACCCCGCCGATGAAGCGCGCCCGCGTGATGTTTAAGTTCAAGGCGCTTCTCGATCAATATGCCGACGATATCGCGCGCGAGATTTCCAGGGAACACGGCAAGGTGCATGACGATGCGCTGGGCGAAGTGGCCCGCGGGATCGACTGCGTCGACTTCGCCTGTGGTATTCCGCACCTCTTGAAGGGCGAATACTCCCGCAATGTTGGGCCGAGCATCGACACCTATTCGGATCGCCAGCCACTGGGTGTGGTGGCCGGGGTGACCCCGTTCAACTTCCCCGCCATGGTGCCGATGTGGATGTATCCGGCGGCCATCGCCTGCGGCAATGCCTTCATTTTGAAGCCCTCCGAGCGTGATCCGTCCGCACCGATGCTGGCCTGGAACCTCTTCATGGAGGCCGGCCTGCCCGAAGGCATTTTGCAGGTGATCCACGGCGACAAGGAGATGGTCGACGGCATTCTGGATCATCCCGACATCAAGGCGGTGAGCTTTGTCGGCTCGACGCCCATCGCTGAATATGTCTACCAGCGCGGCACCAAGGCCGGTAAGCGCGTGCAGGCCCTGGGCGGCGCCAAGAACCATATGATCATCATGCCGGATGCCGACCTCGACCAGGCGGCCGACGCGCTGATGGGCGCCGGCTATGGCTCGGCTGGCGAACGCTGCATGGCCATTTCCGTAGCCGTGCCAGTGGGCAAGGGCACGGCCGATGCGCTGATCGAAAAGCTCAAGCCGCGCGTGGAAAGCCTCAAGATCGGCCCCTCCACCGACAAGGACGCCGAAATGGGTCCTGTGGTGACGAAAATGCACCGCGACAAGATTCTTGGGTACATCGACGCGGGCGAGAAGGAAGGGGCCAAGCTCGTCGTCGACGGCCGTGGCTTCAAGCTCCAGGGCTATGAGAACGGCTATTATGTGGGCGGCACGCTGTTCGACAATGTCGAGCCGCATATGTCGATCTACAAGGACGAGATTTTTGGGCCGGTCCTCTCGGTGGTCCGGCGCGAAAATTTCCAGGACGCGGTCGATCTGATCCATGGGCATGAATATGCCAATGGCACGGCGATTTTTACCCGCGATGGCGATGCGGCACGAGAATTTGCCGACAAGATCGAAGTGGGCATGGTGGGCATCAACGTGCCGATCCCGGTGCCAGTGGCCTATCACTCCTTCGGCGGCTGGAAGCGTTCGCTGTTTGGCGACCACTCCATCTATGGGCCCGAGGGCATCCACTTCTATACGCGGCTCAAAACCGTCACCACCCGCTGGCCCGCAGGGATCAAGGGCGGCGCGGAGTTTTCGTTTCCGAGCGTGAAGTAG
- a CDS encoding Zn-dependent hydrolase yields MTSPGENLRINGDRLWESLMDMAKVGPGIAGGNNRQTLTDADKEGRELFQRWCEEAGLTMGVDKMGTMFMTRPGTDPDALPVYIGSHLDTQPTGGKYDGVLGVLAGLEVVRSMNDLGIKTKHPIVVTNWTNEEGARFAPAMVASGVFAGVHSLEYAYDRKDMDGKRFGDELERIGWVGDEEVGARKMHAYFEYHIEQGPILEAENKQIGVVTHCQGLWWLEFTLTGKEAHTGSTPMNMRVNAGLAMARIFEAVQEIAMSEQPGAVAGTGQVKFSPNSRNVLPGTVVFTVDLRTPSQEKLDRMRAKIEARAAEICAELGVGCSVEAVGHFDPVTFDPTLVERVRSAAEKLGYSHMNIISGAGHDACWAAKLAPTTMIMCPCVDGLSHNEAEEISLEWAAAGCDVLFHAVVETAEIVE; encoded by the coding sequence ATGACCTCTCCCGGTGAGAACCTTCGTATCAATGGCGATCGGCTCTGGGAGAGCCTGATGGATATGGCCAAGGTGGGGCCGGGGATTGCCGGGGGTAATAATCGGCAGACCCTGACCGATGCCGACAAGGAGGGGCGGGAGCTTTTCCAGCGCTGGTGCGAAGAGGCGGGGCTTACCATGGGCGTCGACAAGATGGGCACCATGTTCATGACCCGTCCGGGCACCGATCCCGATGCCTTGCCGGTTTACATCGGCAGCCACCTCGACACCCAGCCGACTGGCGGGAAATATGACGGCGTGCTCGGCGTGCTCGCCGGGCTCGAAGTCGTGCGCTCGATGAATGATCTCGGGATCAAGACCAAGCACCCCATCGTTGTCACCAACTGGACCAATGAAGAGGGCGCGCGCTTCGCCCCGGCCATGGTGGCGTCGGGGGTCTTCGCCGGCGTGCATAGCCTTGAATATGCCTATGATCGCAAGGACATGGACGGCAAGCGATTTGGCGACGAGCTCGAGCGCATTGGCTGGGTCGGTGACGAAGAGGTCGGCGCGCGCAAGATGCACGCCTATTTCGAATATCACATCGAACAGGGCCCGATCCTCGAGGCCGAGAACAAACAGATCGGCGTTGTCACCCATTGCCAGGGTCTGTGGTGGCTCGAATTCACGCTCACCGGCAAGGAAGCTCATACCGGCTCGACGCCGATGAATATGCGCGTCAATGCCGGGCTGGCGATGGCGCGAATTTTTGAGGCGGTGCAGGAAATCGCCATGTCCGAGCAACCCGGCGCGGTGGCCGGCACGGGGCAGGTGAAGTTTTCGCCGAACTCGCGAAACGTGCTGCCGGGGACGGTGGTGTTCACTGTCGATTTGCGCACCCCGAGCCAGGAAAAGCTCGACCGCATGCGCGCCAAGATCGAAGCACGCGCCGCCGAAATCTGCGCCGAACTGGGCGTTGGCTGCTCGGTTGAGGCGGTGGGGCATTTTGATCCCGTCACCTTTGATCCGACGCTGGTGGAGCGGGTCCGCTCGGCGGCTGAAAAGCTCGGCTATAGCCACATGAACATCATTTCGGGTGCGGGACATGACGCCTGCTGGGCGGCCAAACTGGCGCCGACAACCATGATCATGTGCCCCTGCGTGGATGGACTGAGCCACAACGAGGCCGAAGAGATTTCCCTCGAATGGGCCGCCGCAGGTTGCGACGTGCTGTTCCATGCCGTGGTGGAAACCGCGGAGATCGTGGAGTGA
- the hydA gene encoding dihydropyrimidinase — protein MSKIIKGGTVVTADLSYEADVKIEGDVIVEIGQNLSGDEVLDAAGCYIMPGGIDPHTHLEMPFMGTYSADDFESGTRAGLAGGTTMVVDFCLPNPNQSLLEALQMWDNKTGKASADYSFHMAITWWGEQVFNEMAEVVDRGITSFKHFMAYKGSLMVNDDEMFASFQRCADLGALPLVHAENGDVVAAMTAKLLAEGNNGPEGHAYSRPPEVEGEATNRAIMLADMAGVPLYVVHTSCEQAHEAIRRARAKGMRVYGEPLIQHLTLDESEYFNRDWDHAARRVMSPPFRNKQHQDSLWAGLQSGSLSCVATDHCAFTTEQKRTGIGNFAKIPNGTGGLEDRMPVLWTAGVNTGRLTMNEFVAVTSTNIAKILNMYPKKGAVMVGADADLVVWDPNRSKTISARSQQSVIDYNVFEGFEVKGLPRFVLSRGKVSIVENEVRAEPGHGKFVAREAKNPVNRALSQWKDIVAPRKIERSGIPATGV, from the coding sequence ATGAGCAAGATTATCAAGGGCGGCACGGTCGTCACGGCGGATCTCTCCTATGAGGCCGATGTGAAGATCGAGGGGGATGTCATCGTCGAGATCGGCCAAAACCTGTCTGGCGACGAAGTGCTTGATGCGGCCGGGTGCTACATCATGCCGGGCGGCATTGATCCGCATACCCATCTCGAAATGCCCTTCATGGGGACCTATTCGGCCGACGATTTCGAGAGCGGCACGCGCGCGGGTCTTGCCGGCGGCACCACCATGGTGGTCGATTTCTGCCTGCCCAATCCCAATCAGAGCCTGCTTGAGGCGCTGCAAATGTGGGACAACAAGACTGGCAAGGCGTCAGCCGACTATTCCTTCCACATGGCAATCACCTGGTGGGGCGAGCAGGTCTTTAATGAAATGGCCGAGGTCGTGGACCGCGGCATCACCTCGTTCAAGCATTTCATGGCCTATAAGGGCAGTTTGATGGTGAACGACGACGAGATGTTCGCCTCGTTCCAGCGCTGCGCCGACCTTGGCGCGCTGCCGCTCGTTCATGCCGAAAACGGCGACGTCGTTGCGGCGATGACGGCGAAGCTGCTTGCCGAGGGCAATAATGGGCCCGAAGGCCACGCTTATTCCCGCCCGCCGGAAGTGGAGGGCGAAGCGACCAACCGCGCCATCATGCTGGCTGACATGGCGGGGGTGCCGCTCTATGTGGTGCACACAAGCTGCGAGCAGGCGCATGAAGCCATTCGCCGGGCCCGCGCCAAGGGCATGCGCGTTTATGGCGAGCCGCTGATCCAGCATCTGACGCTGGATGAGAGTGAGTATTTCAACCGGGATTGGGACCATGCCGCCCGGCGCGTGATGTCGCCGCCCTTCCGCAACAAGCAGCATCAGGATTCGCTCTGGGCCGGGCTGCAGTCGGGCTCGCTCTCCTGCGTTGCCACCGACCACTGCGCCTTTACCACCGAGCAGAAGCGCACCGGGATCGGCAATTTTGCAAAAATTCCGAACGGCACGGGCGGGCTCGAAGACCGTATGCCCGTGCTCTGGACTGCAGGTGTAAATACCGGGCGCCTGACCATGAACGAGTTCGTGGCGGTGACGTCCACCAACATCGCCAAGATCCTGAACATGTACCCGAAAAAGGGTGCTGTGATGGTTGGCGCCGATGCCGACCTCGTGGTCTGGGACCCCAACCGCTCCAAGACGATTTCGGCGAGAAGCCAGCAGTCGGTGATCGACTACAACGTCTTTGAGGGCTTTGAGGTGAAGGGCCTGCCGCGGTTTGTGCTGAGCCGGGGCAAGGTCTCCATCGTCGAAAACGAGGTCAGGGCCGAGCCCGGCCACGGCAAGTTCGTGGCGCGCGAGGCCAAGAACCCGGTCAACCGGGCGCTTAGCCAGTGGAAGGACATTGTGGCGCCGCGCAAGATCGAGCGCTCCGGCATTCCGGCGACGGGGGTTTGA
- a CDS encoding ABC transporter ATP-binding protein, with protein sequence MTAVVSAENLGLTFKTNDGDVVALSDVNLTIIKGDFVSFIGPSGCGKTTFLRTIADLEQPTSGTLTVNGQSPENARKARSYGYVFQAPALYPWRTIEKNVALPLEIMGYSASEQAERIRRTMELVNLSGFEKKFPWQLSGGMQQRASIARALAFDADLLLMDEPFGALDEIVRDHLNSELLKLWERTQKTICFVTHSIPEAVYLSTKIVVMSPRPGRVTDIIESDLPRERPLDIRETPEFLAIAARVRDGLRAGHSYDGEHV encoded by the coding sequence ATGACGGCCGTTGTTTCTGCCGAAAACCTCGGCCTGACCTTCAAAACCAATGATGGCGACGTCGTTGCACTCAGCGACGTCAACCTCACCATCATCAAGGGTGATTTCGTCTCCTTTATCGGCCCGTCCGGCTGCGGGAAGACGACTTTTTTGCGCACCATTGCCGATCTCGAGCAGCCCACGTCAGGCACGCTGACGGTCAATGGGCAAAGCCCCGAGAATGCCCGCAAGGCGCGCTCCTATGGCTATGTGTTCCAGGCGCCGGCGCTTTATCCGTGGCGGACTATCGAAAAGAACGTGGCGCTGCCGCTCGAAATCATGGGCTATTCGGCCAGTGAGCAGGCCGAGCGCATCCGGCGAACCATGGAGCTGGTGAACCTTTCGGGGTTCGAGAAGAAGTTTCCCTGGCAGCTTTCGGGCGGCATGCAGCAGCGCGCCTCCATCGCCCGCGCGCTAGCCTTTGATGCTGATCTTCTCCTCATGGACGAGCCCTTCGGGGCGCTGGATGAAATCGTCCGGGATCATCTCAATTCCGAACTTTTGAAACTCTGGGAGCGGACACAGAAAACCATCTGCTTTGTGACGCATTCGATTCCCGAGGCGGTCTATCTCTCGACGAAAATCGTGGTGATGTCGCCGCGCCCGGGCCGGGTGACGGACATTATCGAAAGCGATCTGCCGCGCGAACGGCCGCTGGATATTCGCGAGACGCCGGAATTTCTGGCGATTGCGGCGCGGGTAAGGGACGGACTACGGGCCGGGCACTCCTATGATGGGGAGCATGTGTGA
- a CDS encoding ABC transporter permease: MNRLLPILTVILAIGVIWYVAALGMNAQWQNDVYRRAGVENVPFTQFAMDAWNQEKPVLPLPHQVGREVWNSTMLVAPDKPRSLIFHAWVTFSATGLGFVFGSLLGIGLAVLIVHNEAMNRSLMPWIVASQTIPILALAPLIVVIGFNIFTGTLGIPTDPARLMSKAIISAYLSFFPVAVGMVKGLRSPEAIQLDLMHTYNATANQTFWKLRWPASVPYLFASLKVGVAASLVGAIVGELPTGAVAGLGARLLAGSYYSQTTQIWSALVVASILAALLVTAVGLVEKLVNRAMGARPA; this comes from the coding sequence ATGAACCGCCTCCTTCCCATCCTCACCGTCATCCTTGCCATTGGTGTCATCTGGTATGTCGCGGCGCTGGGCATGAATGCACAGTGGCAGAACGACGTCTATCGGCGGGCCGGTGTTGAAAATGTGCCGTTCACGCAGTTTGCCATGGACGCCTGGAACCAGGAAAAGCCGGTGCTGCCGCTGCCGCATCAGGTCGGCCGCGAGGTCTGGAATTCCACCATGCTGGTGGCGCCCGACAAGCCGCGCAGCCTGATCTTTCACGCCTGGGTGACCTTCTCGGCCACGGGGCTGGGCTTTGTCTTCGGCTCGCTGCTGGGGATCGGGCTGGCGGTGCTGATCGTCCACAATGAGGCGATGAACCGCTCGCTTATGCCCTGGATAGTCGCTAGCCAGACCATTCCCATCCTGGCGCTGGCCCCGCTTATCGTGGTCATCGGCTTTAATATTTTCACCGGGACGCTGGGCATTCCCACCGATCCCGCGCGGTTGATGAGCAAGGCAATCATTTCGGCCTATCTCAGCTTCTTCCCGGTGGCCGTGGGCATGGTGAAGGGTCTGCGCAGCCCAGAGGCGATCCAGCTCGACCTCATGCACACCTATAATGCCACCGCCAACCAGACCTTCTGGAAACTGCGCTGGCCGGCTTCGGTGCCCTATCTTTTTGCCTCGCTCAAGGTCGGCGTCGCCGCCAGCCTTGTGGGCGCCATTGTCGGCGAACTCCCGACCGGCGCCGTGGCCGGGCTGGGCGCGCGCCTCCTCGCGGGCTCCTACTATAGCCAGACCACGCAGATCTGGTCGGCGCTGGTGGTCGCGTCCATCCTTGCGGCCCTGCTCGTAACGGCGGTGGGGCTGGTTGAAAAACTCGTCAACCGGGCGATGGGGGCGCGACCGGCATGA
- a CDS encoding ABC transporter permease, with protein sequence MTQLQHYLAIVAGGISLFGLVFGLMSGPFEQAMLVKAFLVLGSLSLVGLLVPVGLWADAALAFLGTVALLTSLSLFSPAPAFFWLALIATWLFAWLFVERLSRFLAPGIADSARLGLLIPVVFGLSILVIWEVVTRGANVPQVILPPPSMIGARIAASAGTLWADFQQTFLKAVLIGYVLGCGAGFVVAILIDRSPFLKSGLLPLGNLVSALPIVGVAPIMVMWFGFDWPSKAAVVVIMTFFPMLVNTVAGLNASSVIERDLMRTYAAGYWQTLMKLRLPAAAPFIFNALKINSTLALIGAIVAEFFGTPIVGMGFRISTEVGRMNVDMVWAEIAVAAVAGSVFYGVITLVERRVTFWHPSVRGA encoded by the coding sequence ATGACACAATTGCAGCATTATCTCGCCATTGTCGCCGGCGGCATCAGCCTCTTTGGGCTTGTCTTCGGGCTGATGTCCGGGCCGTTCGAGCAGGCCATGCTGGTCAAAGCCTTTCTCGTTCTGGGGAGCCTGTCGCTGGTGGGGCTCCTGGTGCCGGTCGGGCTCTGGGCTGATGCGGCGCTGGCCTTTCTGGGCACGGTGGCACTGCTCACCAGCCTCAGCCTCTTTTCGCCAGCGCCGGCCTTTTTCTGGCTGGCGCTGATCGCCACCTGGCTTTTTGCCTGGCTCTTTGTCGAGCGCCTGTCGCGGTTTCTGGCGCCGGGGATTGCCGATTCGGCCCGGTTGGGGCTTCTCATCCCCGTCGTGTTCGGGCTTTCCATTCTCGTCATCTGGGAAGTGGTGACGCGGGGGGCCAATGTGCCCCAGGTGATCCTGCCGCCACCCTCGATGATCGGGGCGCGGATCGCAGCTTCAGCCGGAACGCTCTGGGCCGATTTCCAGCAGACATTCCTGAAGGCGGTGCTGATCGGCTATGTGCTGGGATGTGGCGCCGGCTTTGTGGTGGCAATCCTCATCGATCGCTCGCCCTTCCTCAAATCAGGCCTCTTGCCACTCGGCAATCTGGTCTCGGCGCTGCCCATTGTTGGCGTGGCGCCGATCATGGTCATGTGGTTCGGCTTCGACTGGCCCTCCAAGGCGGCCGTTGTCGTCATCATGACCTTCTTCCCAATGCTGGTGAACACGGTGGCCGGGCTCAATGCCTCGAGCGTCATCGAGCGCGATCTGATGCGCACCTATGCTGCCGGTTACTGGCAAACCCTTATGAAGCTGCGTCTTCCCGCTGCGGCGCCCTTCATATTCAACGCCCTCAAGATCAACTCGACTCTGGCCTTGATCGGCGCAATCGTAGCGGAATTCTTCGGGACGCCCATTGTGGGGATGGGCTTCCGGATTTCTACCGAAGTCGGCCGGATGAATGTCGACATGGTGTGGGCCGAAATCGCGGTGGCGGCCGTCGCGGGCTCGGTCTTCTATGGGGTGATCACGCTGGTCGAGCGGCGCGTCACCTTCTGGCATCCGTCCGTGCGTGGTGCATGA